The Chitinophaga pinensis DSM 2588 region AGCCTACCTGCTAATAAGCATCGGCTATAAAAACACATTCTTCTTCGATATTATATTAAATACAATTAAAAGGGGCGTTTCTTACAGGAACGCCCCTTTTAATTTTTAAAGTCCTATCACTCAAATTCTTAATTCTTAATTCTTAATTCCTAATTCCTAATTCTTATTGCCTTCCTTGCACGAAAATTGCTCCTTCCTTCAAATGGTACTCCAATTCACCGACAAAGGCATTTACTGTCCGGCAGGCGACTTCTACATCGACCCCTGGCAGCCCGTGGAAAGGGCCGTTATCACCCATGCACACTCCGACCATGCCCGTTATGGCAGCAAACATTATCTCTGTCAGCACGACAGCGTTTACCTGTTGCAGCTCAGACTTGGCCAGGATATCAGCGTACAGGGAGTCGCCTTCGGCGAAGTCGTACGGTATAATGGGGTCAGTATTTCCCTGCATCCCGCCGGACATATCATCGGCTCAGCACAGGTAAGGGTACAACAGGGCAATGAAGTATGGGTATTCAGCGGGGATTATAAAGTGGAAAATGATGGTATCTCCGGGCAATTTGAACCCGTGCCCTGCAATACGTTTATTACAGAATGCACCTTTGGTCTGCCGATATACAACTGGCAACCACAGGCCGTTATTTTCAGCAATATCCGGCAGTGGGTACAGGACAACCAGGCAGCGGGCAAAAACAGCGTCATACTGGGGTATAGTCTTGGGAAAGCGCAACGCCTGTTATACCATCTGCGTGACGTAACAGAACAGATCTGGGCGCATGGCGCGATTTACATCCCCCATCAGTTACTACGGGAGAAAGGCTGGGATTTACCGGAGATACATCGGATCACCCCGGAAACGCCGACAGCTGCCTATAAAAATAACCTGATTATAGGACCACCATCTGCGGCTGACACCTCCTGGATGCGGCGATTTAATCCATATGCACTGGGCGTATGCAGCGGATGGATGCAGGTACGCGGAAATATGCGCCGGCGGAATGCAGACGCCGGATTTGCCCTCTCCGATCATGCCGACTGGACGGGTCTTTTACAGGCAGTCAGAGCCACAGGGGCAGAGAAAGTGTATACCACCCATGGTTTCAGCAGCGCCTTCGCCCGCTATCTGACTGAAAACGGGATTCCCGCACAGGAAGTAAAGACAGAATATGGCGATACTGACGAAGAACTCAATATACCGGAAACCACTCCCAATGAGCAATAAAGCCTGGTTATGAAAGAATTTGCCACACTCATCAGAATATTGAGCAACAGCACCAAGACGAATGAGAAACTGGATGCCCTCAGTAAGTACATGGCGACTGCCGATGCTGCCGACCGGCTGTGGGTACTGGCGCTCTTTACAGGTCGCCGGCCGAAACGTACCGTGAATGCAACACAACTCAGTACCTGGTGCTTACAGATGACCGGTTTACCCGCCTGGCTCTATGAAGAGTGTTATCATACTGTCGGGGATCTGGCAGAAACCATCGCACTGCTGCTGCCTCCCGGTAAAAGCATTTCCGTGCATCCCCTGCATTACTGGATCGATCAACTGATACAGCTGGAAAAAGCCGATGAAACGACCAAACAAACCTTCATCCTCAAAGCCTGGGAAGAACTGGATACCAGCGAACGCTTTGTATTCAATAAACTGATTACAGGGGGCTTCCGTATCGGTGTATCACAGAAGATGATGGTCAATGCCCTGGCAGATACGTATGATATTCCGGCGGCGACCATCTCACATATGATCAGCGGTAACTGGGATCCACAGAAAACCACTATAGAGGCATTATTAAGCGAAAATATTACCGAAGCCGATGCTTCCAAACCTTTTCCGTTTTACCTCGCCTATGCCCTTGAAACTGGCCCTGCTGAACTGGGTACGCCGGAACAATGGCAGGCGGAATGGAAATGGGATGGTATCCGCGGACAGATCATCAAGCGTAATGGACAGCTGTTTGTATGGTCACGCGGAGAAGAACTGATAACGGAGAAGTTCCCTGAATATCAGCCACTCCTGGAACTATTACCTGAAGGTACAGTGCTGGACGGAGAGATCCTGACTTTCGCAGATGGCTTTCCCTTACCTTTTCAAACCCTGCAGACACGTATCGGCAGGAAGAACGTTACCAAGAAACAATTACAGGAAGCGCCCGTCGCCTTCCTGAGTTATGACCTGCTGGAATGGGAAGGACAGGATATCCGGACTACCGCCCTCCAGGAACGCCGGGTACTGCTGGAACAACTGGTGGAAAAGATCAATCATCCTACCCTTCGCCTCTCTCCTGCCATTACCTTTCATGACTGGGAAGAACTGGCGGCATTCCGCTTACAGGCCAGAGAAAAAGGGAGCGAAGGACTGATGCTGAAGAAACTGGATTCTGCCTACCAGGTGGGTCGTAAGAGAGGCGACTGGTGG contains the following coding sequences:
- a CDS encoding ligase-associated DNA damage response exonuclease encodes the protein MVLQFTDKGIYCPAGDFYIDPWQPVERAVITHAHSDHARYGSKHYLCQHDSVYLLQLRLGQDISVQGVAFGEVVRYNGVSISLHPAGHIIGSAQVRVQQGNEVWVFSGDYKVENDGISGQFEPVPCNTFITECTFGLPIYNWQPQAVIFSNIRQWVQDNQAAGKNSVILGYSLGKAQRLLYHLRDVTEQIWAHGAIYIPHQLLREKGWDLPEIHRITPETPTAAYKNNLIIGPPSAADTSWMRRFNPYALGVCSGWMQVRGNMRRRNADAGFALSDHADWTGLLQAVRATGAEKVYTTHGFSSAFARYLTENGIPAQEVKTEYGDTDEELNIPETTPNEQ
- a CDS encoding ATP-dependent DNA ligase; its protein translation is MKEFATLIRILSNSTKTNEKLDALSKYMATADAADRLWVLALFTGRRPKRTVNATQLSTWCLQMTGLPAWLYEECYHTVGDLAETIALLLPPGKSISVHPLHYWIDQLIQLEKADETTKQTFILKAWEELDTSERFVFNKLITGGFRIGVSQKMMVNALADTYDIPAATISHMISGNWDPQKTTIEALLSENITEADASKPFPFYLAYALETGPAELGTPEQWQAEWKWDGIRGQIIKRNGQLFVWSRGEELITEKFPEYQPLLELLPEGTVLDGEILTFADGFPLPFQTLQTRIGRKNVTKKQLQEAPVAFLSYDLLEWEGQDIRTTALQERRVLLEQLVEKINHPTLRLSPAITFHDWEELAAFRLQAREKGSEGLMLKKLDSAYQVGRKRGDWWKWKIDPLTIDAVMIYAQKGHGRRSNLYTDYTFAVRDGEQLVSFTKAYSGLTDKEINEVDNWVKRNSIEKFGPVRTVKPELVFEIGFEGIAASNRHKSGVALRFPRILRWRKDKPVTEINTLTDLQQLLQMHKQ